The following proteins come from a genomic window of Bradysia coprophila strain Holo2 unplaced genomic scaffold, BU_Bcop_v1 contig_138, whole genome shotgun sequence:
- the LOC119074079 gene encoding glutaminase liver isoform, mitochondrial isoform X2 has translation MLNNTLAITFRHFPNMPVKHVDLKCFSTLLQCAVSKTAIRNGYNEERSQHNVNLKLKRDFSQFQRKSLRINPLDDSQRDSDQKNSEDVLFDMFRSSTSDTLPVGKFLAALRTSGIRMNDPRIHEMMENLRKVHRMSNYEGGSPETQNLNRETFKSVVAPNIVLLAKAFRHQFVIPDFLGFTKDIEEIYWNCKSNRDGKVAAYIPQLQRVNPDYWGVSVCTIDGQRFSIGDVNVPFTLQSCSKPLTYAIALEKLGQDLVHQYVGQEPSGRNFNELVLDYNKKPHNPMINAGAILVCSLLKTLVKPEMTLAEKFDYTMQWFRRLSGGDNFGFNNAVFLSEREAADRNYALGFYMREHKCYPEKANLRECMDFYFQCCSMESTCDSMSIVAATLANGGICPITEEKVLRPEVVRDVLSLMHSCGMYDYSGQFAFKVGVPAKSGVSGGMLVVIPNVMGIFVWSPPLDPLGNTCRGVQFCEELVQIFNFHRYDNLKHATNKKDPRRHRYETKGLSIVNLLFSAASGDVTALRRHKLSGMDITLSDYDGRTALHLAASEGHLECVEFLLEQCNVPHDPRDRWGNTPVDEAETFGHHKVVEFLQNYDNKMKSQAAIQKVLDDEAKSYGGGDGASGDSAPPKGNVLYDKSATSTPFPDDDRTDPKSMF, from the exons ATGTTGAACAACACATTAGCTATCACATTTAGGCATTTCCCTAATATGCCCGTTAAACATGTCGATCTGAAATGTTTCTCAACGTTACTACAATGTGCAGTCTCGAAAACGGCGATAAGAAATGGATATAACGAGGAAAGAAGTCAGCACAATGTTAACTTGAAG cTAAAGCGTGACTTTTCACAATTTCAACGCAAGAGTCTACGAATAAATCCACTAGATGATAG TCAGCGAGACAGCGATCAAAAGAACTCCGAAGATGTTCTCTTCGACATGTTCCGGAGTAGCACTTCGGATACATTACCAGTGGGCAAATTTTTGGCCGCATTACGAACATCTGGTATTCGCATGAATGATCCACGTATTCATG aaatgatggaaaatctCAGGAAAGTGCATCGAATGTCCAATTATGAGGGCGGTAGTCCGGAAACTCAAAATCTAAATCGAGAAACTTTTAAATC GGTAGTGGCCCCGAATATTGTTCTACTAGCTAAGGCATTTCGACATCAATTCGTTATACCTGACTTTCTGGGCTTCACTAAAGACATAGAAGAGATTTACTGGAATTGTAAGAGTAACAGAGATGGCAAAGTGGCTGCATACATCCCCCAATTACAGCGCGTGAACCCAG ACTATTGGGGAGTGAGTGTATGTACAATTGATGGTCAACGTTTCTCTATCGGCGATGTTAACGTTCCGTTTACTCTACAAAGTTGCAGCAAACCGTTGACTTATGCCATTGCACTAGAGAAATTAGGGCAAGATCTGGTTCATCAGTATGTCGGACAGGAGCCCAGTGGAAGAAATTTCAATGAGCTGGTGCTGGATTACAATAAGAAGCCACACAATCCTATGATCAATGCTGGAGCGATATTAGTGTGTTCTCTCCTGAAGACGTTGGTAAAACCGGAAATGACTTTGGCTGAAAAGTTTGATTACACGATGCAGTGGTTTAGG AGATTATCGGGTGGCGACAACTTCGGGTTCAATAATGCGGTGTTCTTATCGGAAAGAGAGGCTGCTGATCGGAATTATGCCCTCGGATTTTACATGCGCGAACATAAATGTTATCCGGAAAAGGCAAATCTTCGAGAGTGCATGGACTTCTATTTTCAG TGCTGTTCGATGGAATCAACTTGTGATTCGATGTCAATTGTAGCag CTACGCTTGCCAACGGTGGCATCTGTCCGATAACTGAAGAAAAGGTTCTGAGACCCGAAGTTGTCAGAGACGTTTTATCGTTGATGCATTCTTGTGGCATGTACGATTATTCCGGACAATTTGCATTCAAAGTGGGCGTACCAGCTAAGAGTGGTGTAAGCGGCGGAATGCTTGTGGTCATACCGAATGTTATGGGAATATTCGTTTGGTCGCCACCGTTGGATCCGTTAGGCAATACGTGCCGTGGAGTTCAATTCTGTGAA GAACTagttcaaattttcaacttccATCGCTACGACAACCTGAAACatgcaacaaacaaaaaagatcCTCGCCGACATCGCTACGAGACGAAGGGTCTTTCGATTGTCAACTTGTTGTTTTCAGCGGCTAGTGGAGATGTAACTGCACTTAGAAGACATAAGCTGTCTGGAATGGATATCACATTGAGTGACTATGACGGAAGAACTGCTTTGCATTTAGCCGCATCAGAAGGACATCTTGAATGTGTCGAATTTTTGCTCg AACAATGTAACGTACCACACGACCCGCGGGATCGTTGGGGTAACACTCCAGTGGATGAAGCTGAAACGTTCGGCCATCACAAAGTGGTCGAATTTCTACAGAACTatgacaataaaatgaaatctcAAGCAGCTATTCAGAAGGTACTGGATGACGAAGCGAAATCGTATGGCGGTGGTGACGGTGCCAGTGGTGATTCTGCACCGCCGAAAGGCAACGTACTGTACGACAAAAGCGCTACTTCAACACCATTTCCTGATGACGATCGCACCGATCCGAAATCCATGTTTTAA
- the LOC119074079 gene encoding glutaminase liver isoform, mitochondrial isoform X3: MSYVNHENGVNREKGRMGAVNADIALQKEAFVKLLTKFISQRDSDQKNSEDVLFDMFRSSTSDTLPVGKFLAALRTSGIRMNDPRIHEMMENLRKVHRMSNYEGGSPETQNLNRETFKSVVAPNIVLLAKAFRHQFVIPDFLGFTKDIEEIYWNCKSNRDGKVAAYIPQLQRVNPDYWGVSVCTIDGQRFSIGDVNVPFTLQSCSKPLTYAIALEKLGQDLVHQYVGQEPSGRNFNELVLDYNKKPHNPMINAGAILVCSLLKTLVKPEMTLAEKFDYTMQWFRRLSGGDNFGFNNAVFLSEREAADRNYALGFYMREHKCYPEKANLRECMDFYFQCCSMESTCDSMSIVAATLANGGICPITEEKVLRPEVVRDVLSLMHSCGMYDYSGQFAFKVGVPAKSGVSGGMLVVIPNVMGIFVWSPPLDPLGNTCRGVQFCEELVQIFNFHRYDNLKHATNKKDPRRHRYETKGLSIVNLLFSAASGDVTALRRHKLSGMDITLSDYDGRTALHLAASEGHLECVEFLLEQCNVPHDPRDRWGNTPVDEAETFGHHKVVEFLQNYDNKMKSQAAIQKVLDDEAKSYGGGDGASGDSAPPKGNVLYDKSATSTPFPDDDRTDPKSMF; encoded by the exons ATGAGTTATGTGAACCATGAGAATGGTGTGAACAGAGAAAAGGGAAGAATGGGTGCTGTAAATGCTGACATTGCTCTGCAAAAAGAAGCTTTCGTTAAGCTTTTGACGAAGTTCATCAG TCAGCGAGACAGCGATCAAAAGAACTCCGAAGATGTTCTCTTCGACATGTTCCGGAGTAGCACTTCGGATACATTACCAGTGGGCAAATTTTTGGCCGCATTACGAACATCTGGTATTCGCATGAATGATCCACGTATTCATG aaatgatggaaaatctCAGGAAAGTGCATCGAATGTCCAATTATGAGGGCGGTAGTCCGGAAACTCAAAATCTAAATCGAGAAACTTTTAAATC GGTAGTGGCCCCGAATATTGTTCTACTAGCTAAGGCATTTCGACATCAATTCGTTATACCTGACTTTCTGGGCTTCACTAAAGACATAGAAGAGATTTACTGGAATTGTAAGAGTAACAGAGATGGCAAAGTGGCTGCATACATCCCCCAATTACAGCGCGTGAACCCAG ACTATTGGGGAGTGAGTGTATGTACAATTGATGGTCAACGTTTCTCTATCGGCGATGTTAACGTTCCGTTTACTCTACAAAGTTGCAGCAAACCGTTGACTTATGCCATTGCACTAGAGAAATTAGGGCAAGATCTGGTTCATCAGTATGTCGGACAGGAGCCCAGTGGAAGAAATTTCAATGAGCTGGTGCTGGATTACAATAAGAAGCCACACAATCCTATGATCAATGCTGGAGCGATATTAGTGTGTTCTCTCCTGAAGACGTTGGTAAAACCGGAAATGACTTTGGCTGAAAAGTTTGATTACACGATGCAGTGGTTTAGG AGATTATCGGGTGGCGACAACTTCGGGTTCAATAATGCGGTGTTCTTATCGGAAAGAGAGGCTGCTGATCGGAATTATGCCCTCGGATTTTACATGCGCGAACATAAATGTTATCCGGAAAAGGCAAATCTTCGAGAGTGCATGGACTTCTATTTTCAG TGCTGTTCGATGGAATCAACTTGTGATTCGATGTCAATTGTAGCag CTACGCTTGCCAACGGTGGCATCTGTCCGATAACTGAAGAAAAGGTTCTGAGACCCGAAGTTGTCAGAGACGTTTTATCGTTGATGCATTCTTGTGGCATGTACGATTATTCCGGACAATTTGCATTCAAAGTGGGCGTACCAGCTAAGAGTGGTGTAAGCGGCGGAATGCTTGTGGTCATACCGAATGTTATGGGAATATTCGTTTGGTCGCCACCGTTGGATCCGTTAGGCAATACGTGCCGTGGAGTTCAATTCTGTGAA GAACTagttcaaattttcaacttccATCGCTACGACAACCTGAAACatgcaacaaacaaaaaagatcCTCGCCGACATCGCTACGAGACGAAGGGTCTTTCGATTGTCAACTTGTTGTTTTCAGCGGCTAGTGGAGATGTAACTGCACTTAGAAGACATAAGCTGTCTGGAATGGATATCACATTGAGTGACTATGACGGAAGAACTGCTTTGCATTTAGCCGCATCAGAAGGACATCTTGAATGTGTCGAATTTTTGCTCg AACAATGTAACGTACCACACGACCCGCGGGATCGTTGGGGTAACACTCCAGTGGATGAAGCTGAAACGTTCGGCCATCACAAAGTGGTCGAATTTCTACAGAACTatgacaataaaatgaaatctcAAGCAGCTATTCAGAAGGTACTGGATGACGAAGCGAAATCGTATGGCGGTGGTGACGGTGCCAGTGGTGATTCTGCACCGCCGAAAGGCAACGTACTGTACGACAAAAGCGCTACTTCAACACCATTTCCTGATGACGATCGCACCGATCCGAAATCCATGTTTTAA
- the LOC119074079 gene encoding glutaminase kidney isoform, mitochondrial isoform X4, whose amino-acid sequence MFRSSTSDTLPVGKFLAALRTSGIRMNDPRIHEMMENLRKVHRMSNYEGGSPETQNLNRETFKSVVAPNIVLLAKAFRHQFVIPDFLGFTKDIEEIYWNCKSNRDGKVAAYIPQLQRVNPDYWGVSVCTIDGQRFSIGDVNVPFTLQSCSKPLTYAIALEKLGQDLVHQYVGQEPSGRNFNELVLDYNKKPHNPMINAGAILVCSLLKTLVKPEMTLAEKFDYTMQWFRRLSGGDNFGFNNAVFLSEREAADRNYALGFYMREHKCYPEKANLRECMDFYFQCCSMESTCDSMSIVAATLANGGICPITEEKVLRPEVVRDVLSLMHSCGMYDYSGQFAFKVGVPAKSGVSGGMLVVIPNVMGIFVWSPPLDPLGNTCRGVQFCEELVQIFNFHRYDNLKHATNKKDPRRHRYETKGLSIVNLLFSAASGDVTALRRHKLSGMDITLSDYDGRTALHLAASEGHLECVEFLLEQCNVPHDPRDRWGNTPVDEAETFGHHKVVEFLQNYDNKMKSQAAIQKVLDDEAKSYGGGDGASGDSAPPKGNVLYDKSATSTPFPDDDRTDPKSMF is encoded by the exons ATGTTCCGGAGTAGCACTTCGGATACATTACCAGTGGGCAAATTTTTGGCCGCATTACGAACATCTGGTATTCGCATGAATGATCCACGTATTCATG aaatgatggaaaatctCAGGAAAGTGCATCGAATGTCCAATTATGAGGGCGGTAGTCCGGAAACTCAAAATCTAAATCGAGAAACTTTTAAATC GGTAGTGGCCCCGAATATTGTTCTACTAGCTAAGGCATTTCGACATCAATTCGTTATACCTGACTTTCTGGGCTTCACTAAAGACATAGAAGAGATTTACTGGAATTGTAAGAGTAACAGAGATGGCAAAGTGGCTGCATACATCCCCCAATTACAGCGCGTGAACCCAG ACTATTGGGGAGTGAGTGTATGTACAATTGATGGTCAACGTTTCTCTATCGGCGATGTTAACGTTCCGTTTACTCTACAAAGTTGCAGCAAACCGTTGACTTATGCCATTGCACTAGAGAAATTAGGGCAAGATCTGGTTCATCAGTATGTCGGACAGGAGCCCAGTGGAAGAAATTTCAATGAGCTGGTGCTGGATTACAATAAGAAGCCACACAATCCTATGATCAATGCTGGAGCGATATTAGTGTGTTCTCTCCTGAAGACGTTGGTAAAACCGGAAATGACTTTGGCTGAAAAGTTTGATTACACGATGCAGTGGTTTAGG AGATTATCGGGTGGCGACAACTTCGGGTTCAATAATGCGGTGTTCTTATCGGAAAGAGAGGCTGCTGATCGGAATTATGCCCTCGGATTTTACATGCGCGAACATAAATGTTATCCGGAAAAGGCAAATCTTCGAGAGTGCATGGACTTCTATTTTCAG TGCTGTTCGATGGAATCAACTTGTGATTCGATGTCAATTGTAGCag CTACGCTTGCCAACGGTGGCATCTGTCCGATAACTGAAGAAAAGGTTCTGAGACCCGAAGTTGTCAGAGACGTTTTATCGTTGATGCATTCTTGTGGCATGTACGATTATTCCGGACAATTTGCATTCAAAGTGGGCGTACCAGCTAAGAGTGGTGTAAGCGGCGGAATGCTTGTGGTCATACCGAATGTTATGGGAATATTCGTTTGGTCGCCACCGTTGGATCCGTTAGGCAATACGTGCCGTGGAGTTCAATTCTGTGAA GAACTagttcaaattttcaacttccATCGCTACGACAACCTGAAACatgcaacaaacaaaaaagatcCTCGCCGACATCGCTACGAGACGAAGGGTCTTTCGATTGTCAACTTGTTGTTTTCAGCGGCTAGTGGAGATGTAACTGCACTTAGAAGACATAAGCTGTCTGGAATGGATATCACATTGAGTGACTATGACGGAAGAACTGCTTTGCATTTAGCCGCATCAGAAGGACATCTTGAATGTGTCGAATTTTTGCTCg AACAATGTAACGTACCACACGACCCGCGGGATCGTTGGGGTAACACTCCAGTGGATGAAGCTGAAACGTTCGGCCATCACAAAGTGGTCGAATTTCTACAGAACTatgacaataaaatgaaatctcAAGCAGCTATTCAGAAGGTACTGGATGACGAAGCGAAATCGTATGGCGGTGGTGACGGTGCCAGTGGTGATTCTGCACCGCCGAAAGGCAACGTACTGTACGACAAAAGCGCTACTTCAACACCATTTCCTGATGACGATCGCACCGATCCGAAATCCATGTTTTAA
- the LOC119074079 gene encoding glutaminase liver isoform, mitochondrial isoform X1 — protein MLNNTLAITFRHFPNMPVKHVDLKCFSTLLQCAVSKTAIRNGYNEERSQHNVNLKLKRDFSQFQRKSLRINPLDDRNYSHYEIIQRDSDQKNSEDVLFDMFRSSTSDTLPVGKFLAALRTSGIRMNDPRIHEMMENLRKVHRMSNYEGGSPETQNLNRETFKSVVAPNIVLLAKAFRHQFVIPDFLGFTKDIEEIYWNCKSNRDGKVAAYIPQLQRVNPDYWGVSVCTIDGQRFSIGDVNVPFTLQSCSKPLTYAIALEKLGQDLVHQYVGQEPSGRNFNELVLDYNKKPHNPMINAGAILVCSLLKTLVKPEMTLAEKFDYTMQWFRRLSGGDNFGFNNAVFLSEREAADRNYALGFYMREHKCYPEKANLRECMDFYFQCCSMESTCDSMSIVAATLANGGICPITEEKVLRPEVVRDVLSLMHSCGMYDYSGQFAFKVGVPAKSGVSGGMLVVIPNVMGIFVWSPPLDPLGNTCRGVQFCEELVQIFNFHRYDNLKHATNKKDPRRHRYETKGLSIVNLLFSAASGDVTALRRHKLSGMDITLSDYDGRTALHLAASEGHLECVEFLLEQCNVPHDPRDRWGNTPVDEAETFGHHKVVEFLQNYDNKMKSQAAIQKVLDDEAKSYGGGDGASGDSAPPKGNVLYDKSATSTPFPDDDRTDPKSMF, from the exons ATGTTGAACAACACATTAGCTATCACATTTAGGCATTTCCCTAATATGCCCGTTAAACATGTCGATCTGAAATGTTTCTCAACGTTACTACAATGTGCAGTCTCGAAAACGGCGATAAGAAATGGATATAACGAGGAAAGAAGTCAGCACAATGTTAACTTGAAG cTAAAGCGTGACTTTTCACAATTTCAACGCAAGAGTCTACGAATAAATCCACTAGATGATAG GAACTATTCCCATTATGAGATAAT TCAGCGAGACAGCGATCAAAAGAACTCCGAAGATGTTCTCTTCGACATGTTCCGGAGTAGCACTTCGGATACATTACCAGTGGGCAAATTTTTGGCCGCATTACGAACATCTGGTATTCGCATGAATGATCCACGTATTCATG aaatgatggaaaatctCAGGAAAGTGCATCGAATGTCCAATTATGAGGGCGGTAGTCCGGAAACTCAAAATCTAAATCGAGAAACTTTTAAATC GGTAGTGGCCCCGAATATTGTTCTACTAGCTAAGGCATTTCGACATCAATTCGTTATACCTGACTTTCTGGGCTTCACTAAAGACATAGAAGAGATTTACTGGAATTGTAAGAGTAACAGAGATGGCAAAGTGGCTGCATACATCCCCCAATTACAGCGCGTGAACCCAG ACTATTGGGGAGTGAGTGTATGTACAATTGATGGTCAACGTTTCTCTATCGGCGATGTTAACGTTCCGTTTACTCTACAAAGTTGCAGCAAACCGTTGACTTATGCCATTGCACTAGAGAAATTAGGGCAAGATCTGGTTCATCAGTATGTCGGACAGGAGCCCAGTGGAAGAAATTTCAATGAGCTGGTGCTGGATTACAATAAGAAGCCACACAATCCTATGATCAATGCTGGAGCGATATTAGTGTGTTCTCTCCTGAAGACGTTGGTAAAACCGGAAATGACTTTGGCTGAAAAGTTTGATTACACGATGCAGTGGTTTAGG AGATTATCGGGTGGCGACAACTTCGGGTTCAATAATGCGGTGTTCTTATCGGAAAGAGAGGCTGCTGATCGGAATTATGCCCTCGGATTTTACATGCGCGAACATAAATGTTATCCGGAAAAGGCAAATCTTCGAGAGTGCATGGACTTCTATTTTCAG TGCTGTTCGATGGAATCAACTTGTGATTCGATGTCAATTGTAGCag CTACGCTTGCCAACGGTGGCATCTGTCCGATAACTGAAGAAAAGGTTCTGAGACCCGAAGTTGTCAGAGACGTTTTATCGTTGATGCATTCTTGTGGCATGTACGATTATTCCGGACAATTTGCATTCAAAGTGGGCGTACCAGCTAAGAGTGGTGTAAGCGGCGGAATGCTTGTGGTCATACCGAATGTTATGGGAATATTCGTTTGGTCGCCACCGTTGGATCCGTTAGGCAATACGTGCCGTGGAGTTCAATTCTGTGAA GAACTagttcaaattttcaacttccATCGCTACGACAACCTGAAACatgcaacaaacaaaaaagatcCTCGCCGACATCGCTACGAGACGAAGGGTCTTTCGATTGTCAACTTGTTGTTTTCAGCGGCTAGTGGAGATGTAACTGCACTTAGAAGACATAAGCTGTCTGGAATGGATATCACATTGAGTGACTATGACGGAAGAACTGCTTTGCATTTAGCCGCATCAGAAGGACATCTTGAATGTGTCGAATTTTTGCTCg AACAATGTAACGTACCACACGACCCGCGGGATCGTTGGGGTAACACTCCAGTGGATGAAGCTGAAACGTTCGGCCATCACAAAGTGGTCGAATTTCTACAGAACTatgacaataaaatgaaatctcAAGCAGCTATTCAGAAGGTACTGGATGACGAAGCGAAATCGTATGGCGGTGGTGACGGTGCCAGTGGTGATTCTGCACCGCCGAAAGGCAACGTACTGTACGACAAAAGCGCTACTTCAACACCATTTCCTGATGACGATCGCACCGATCCGAAATCCATGTTTTAA
- the LOC119074085 gene encoding mitochondrial-processing peptidase subunit alpha produces MALRISKLTRQLYANKQNLFRYYTTSTPRQTDLDTGKASAGGSTVNIPSNDIVTKLPPLSDPLPNLPPVTYAVAKPEYNQTQVTTLPNGLKVASENRFGQFCTVGVVINSGPRYEVAYPSGISHFLEKLAFNSTQAYADKDNILRELEQHGGICDCQSSRDTFVYAASVDSRGLEAVTRVLSEVVLRPQLQDFEVDLARQAILFELESLNMRPEQEPLLMDMIHAAAYHDNTLGLPKLCPEENGTRISRQTLLTYLKHHHTPERMVVAGVGVNHDELVKNVEKYFLPNTATWNVETILQKGADSVDTSIAQYTGGAITEECEIPIYAAAGLPELAHVVIGLEGCSHQDNDFISACVLNIMMGGGGSFSAGGPGKGMYTRLYTNVLNRYHWMYSATAYNHAYNDSGLFCIHASAPPNHVRGMVEVITKELVTMATKPGDQELRRAKTQLQSMLLMNLEARPVVFEDVGRQVLATGSRKRPEHFIKEIEAIQADDIQRVARRFLSSPPSVAARGNIEGLPEIKDIQLGLVSSDGRLPSIKRLSLFR; encoded by the exons ATGGCACTCAGGATCTCAAAGCTAACCAGGCAGTTGTatgcaaacaaacaaaa CCTTTTCAGATATTACACAACATCCACACCGCGACAAACAGACTTAGATACAGGAAAAGCCAGTGCTGGAGGTTCCACCGTTAACATTCCTTCGAATGATATCGTTACCAAATTGCCACCATTATCGGATCCCCTGCCGAATCTTCCACCAGTGACATACGCAGTTGCCAAACCAGAATATAATCAAACGCAAGTGACAACACTTCCAAATGGACTGAAAGTCGCATCGGAAAATCGATTTGGTCAATTCTGTACGGTCGGTGTTGTCATTAATTCCGGTCCGCGTTATGAAGTCGCCTATCCAAGTggaatttcacattttcttgaGAAATTGGCCTTTAATTCTACCCAAGCGTACGCGGACAAAGACAATATTTTAAGAGAACTGGAGCAACATGGTGGCATCTGTGACTGTCAGAGTTCACGAGATACGTTCGTGTATGCAGCGAGTGTTGACAGCCGTGGCTTAGAAGCCGTGACTCGGGTATTATCCGAAGTAGTCCTGAGACCGCAGTTACAAGATTTCGAGGTGGATTTAGCACGACAAgccattttatttgaattagaATCACTGAATATGCGACCAGAACAAGAGCCGCTGTTGATGGATATGATTCATGCAGCTGCATATCACGACAACACTCTTGGATTACCGAAACTTTGTCCCGAAGAAAACGGAACAAGGATCAGTCGTCAGACGTTGTTAACCTACTTGAAACATCATCATACACCGGAAAGAATGGTTGTGGCTGGCGTTGGAGTCAATCACGATGAAttagtgaaaaatgtcgagaaatatttcttgccCAACACTGCGACCTGGAATGTCGAAACAATTTTACAGAAAGGAGCTGATTCCGTTGACACTTCGATAGCTCAGTATACTGGCGGTGCTATTACTGAAGAGTGTGAGATACCGATTTATGCAGCGGCTGGACTTCCCGAATTAGCTCATGTTGTTATTG GTCTCGAGGGCTGTTCTCATCAGGACAATGACTTTATTTCCGCTTGCGTTCTTAACATTATGATGGGAGGAGGTGGATCATTTTCTGCCGGTGGTCCTGGCAAAGGAATGTACACAAGACTGTACACAAATGTATTAAATCGATACCACTGGATGTACAGCGCAACAGCCTACAATCATGCATACAACGATTCCGGTCTATTTTGCATTCACGCCAGCGCACCACCAAACCATGTCCGTGGAATGGTAGAAGTTATCACAAAGGAATTGGTCACAATGGCAACAAAACCGGGCGATCAGGAGTTACGTCGAGCCAAAACACAATTGCAATCGATGCTGTTAATGAATTTGGAAGCACGTCCGGTTGTTTTCGAAGATGTTGGAAGACAGGTACTTGCGACGGGAAGTCGAAAGCGTCCCGAGCATTTTATCAAAGAAATCG AAGCCATCCAAGCTGACGATATTCAACGTGTGGCCAGACGATTTTTGTCGTCTCCACCATCGGTGGCTGCTCGTGGAAATATTGAAGGATTACCGGAAATTAAAGACATTCAACTTGGTTTGGTTAGCTCCGATGGTCGGTTACCGAGCATCAAACGACTGTCTTTGTTCagataa